The following nucleotide sequence is from Trifolium pratense cultivar HEN17-A07 linkage group LG2, ARS_RC_1.1, whole genome shotgun sequence.
GATGCAGAACCTTTGATTAGGTTAAGAGCATATTCATCAACTTTTGCAGCAAATTCATGCATAGGCTCACCAATTTGTTTAGTTACTCCCTGCATAAATAATGTTAGTTTATAGTCCATGATTTCTCGTCGTGATTCGACGACAACGACCACTACTATAATACCAACCATACACAATGATAGAGCTAGAGTTGTGAATTGTAATGCTTACCTTGGCAACCTCTAAGTTCTCTAAGAtgtttgtttgattgtaatcTACTAAGAGTTTTGCTCAAAGCACCAACAGGTGGTATTGGACCATCAAGATCAGCAGTTGGTAGAGAGACTTGATTATTGTCATTCAGAATAACAATCATATCAGAATTAAGATAACCAGCATTGTTCATGGCTTCATAAGCTTGTCCGGCAGTCATGGCGCCGTCGCCGATAACTGCCACTACATTATTATGTTCTCCCTTCAAATCCCTTCCAACAGTCATTCCTGTTTTGCGAAgtaaaatgtaaaaatttaatttaatgagccaaatcataaaacaaactgTGCATTGTTTATATGAAGCAGTGATGTAAAGGATAaagatgaaatttcaaattccATGTCAATTATGTTGAAATTATGTTGATTTCTCTTAACATAGGAAAATCATTTGAAACTACACAacatataaaaaacaatattcaCACATCAAAAGAATATGAAGAAGccaccaataaatcaaaaactAAATAACCCAAAACTCCTAAGAAATACATTGGTTTCTTAAGACATCATCTTAAAGCTGCAATTAAATCCAAGCTATTTTTTTAGCAAACAACAACTTACTCCTGCTAGAAGCAAACAAGGCTTCAATTCAATGCATGATAAGAATCATACGATCCCCCTGAATCCTTATTCATACAAAGGATTCTGATAAAAACTCAATAATGAAGAGTCTATGTGAGGGGTCACAATAGGAAGGGTTACGAGGGGGGAACTAACTACATTGCAACCATctcatataaataaaatatgactctaaataaaataattcaccTTCTGCAGTGTATTCATCTGTGGTTGCTTTGACCAGAGAATAAATAGCAATACAAATTATTTCCTAATTTCCCTGTTCTATATCAGTTGCACCTATCGGATTGGCTTAGCTGCTATAGGCAATGTTAAACATACAGTTAAAGTGATACAAAAGTTAATTGTAACTTAAGATAGGACCAACCAAGAGATAATTCACATCAGCATTGGATATAACGTTTCCAACACTATCAACAACATGGGTCTTGTGCTTGTATGTCAATAAGATAGTCCTGCCAAGCATCAAAATTGACAAGCATCAATAAACTAGATTGAATTCTCATTCCATTCTTGCATTTTGCAAACATTGAACACTACCAATAGCTTTGGTGCCTGTACATAAACACTAAcactaccaaaaaaaagaaggcCATTCAAGTAATTCATACATATCAAAGCTGCCGCATGAAAATATGATAATCACCCAATAGACAATGAACCCTCATGGTTGATTGAGATTATGTATTCTGATCAAATCCAAATATCAAATCTCACTTTGATCAACTCTCCATCATGGTTTGTCCATCCAGTTTACAGCAGGTTTGATAAATATTTAACTTTCTAAActtattgcattttttttatatattatacatTATTTCATTATTCTAATTAAACTTATATGTTCAGTAACATAATTGTAAATGGACTTACCATTCTTGCACCACTGAATGTTCCAAACACAGATGGAATCAATCCAGGTAATGTATTTATGTAATGTTCATATGTTGAAATACAATTACAAGGACTATTATACTAACTACTACATTTTTCccaatttgttttcttaacaGATTCATGTACTAATGTTAGAATTGAAGACAACTATATCGAATCTGGTGATGATTGTATTGCGATTAAAAGTGGATGGGATCAGTATGGAATTAAATTCGGAAAGCCATCAGAACATATCATCATAAGAAggataaaatgaataaataaattccaGAACACGCATTTGAAGTATGAAGTATGAAGAACACGCTTGAGAAAAAACACCATACCTGAGAACACGACGAATGAAGAACACGCTTCCAGAACACGAAGAATGAAGAACACGGTTTGGGGTTTCAAAGAGAAGAAGACGATTTAGGGATTTAGGGtttcaaagagaagaattttaTGTGTTTGCTGTGATTTGGGATTTAGGGATTTGGGATTTAGGGATTTCAAAGAGTTTTATGCTATGATTTGGGATTTCGAAGTCTAACGATTTGGGATTTGTGGgacaaagaagatgaagaagacgaagaagacACTGCGTTTGGGAATGAATACACTGCGTATGAGAATGATCGAATTGAATGAACAAAGAAAACACTAGGGTTTAATTCTAAGTTagtgaaatccaattaaaacaaatttcaacgtaattacaacattgccaccatgtctacttttcactactgatttaagaaaacctgtagtgaaatcccttgttattgaacttttcactactggtattcaaatacccgtagtggaatcctttggtcaattgtgtttcactactggtattcacatatcagtagtggaatcccttaTCCAAAAGCCTTTTTTCTACTAGTGGACGCTTAGCAATATGGTTGATTGAATTCTGTCAGACGTTTGTTCATTCACTAGAACAGAAAGGGGTTTTAACTATTGGTAAAAATGACTTTTCACGTCGGTTGGTGACCCGTCGTAAACACCATTGTCGTTGTATGTTTGGGGAGTCCACGTTGGTTCGGTGAATAATTGTAGTGGTATCCTggtttttcaattaatttttattaaaaataatgggGATTTCACGTCGGTTTTTCTTATTCCCCGAAGTTGAAAAGTGGGGATTTCACGTCTGTTTTTTTACTACAACCGACGTTGAATCTAttactttttttaacaaaaaaataaaaaatttgttgctATTCTATTACATGAAGGGGCTGCCATTAGTCAGTATATATCCATGATAATCAAGACACTCTAAACAGAGTGTCTACCGACAAGAGAGACATATAAACATCTTTCATTAAATTCTTTTCACTTTGTATCATATATACAAACAGAAAGATACCGAATCAACGCAAAAACAAAGGAATATGGCAAACAGCTTCAAGAATTGGTGAACGATGGACCGACGGAGCAGCGCGATGAACAATGAACAAGGTTTCTGTGAGTAAAGTTAAGAAATTGCATAACAGGTGCAGAGTGATAAAgatgaaaatgaagatgatgagGGTCAGGGTGTTGTAACTTAAACCAACAATATCAATCAAACTCAGTGCAATAtaggacttcaaacaaactctaaCAACACAACAGCATACATTCAACAGCATGAACCTAGAGCTAGAGAACGAAGACAGATAATGTACAGCAAAACTCAGTGCAACTATCATTTTGGATAACTTATAATTAATCAAGTAACATGTACGGGGTTAAATTccctcaaaaaaaaatatataatgtacTGGGTTAAATGAGCTATAGGTGCCAACTTAATTGAGATATCTACTCAATCTTTGATGTTTAGATGTCTTAATTAACTTATAGAAAGTAACACTTACTTGCACCTAAAAGGAAGCATAAGCCACCATAACCAAGAATCCCAAGATGAATGAACTGAAACATGCAAGAAATATAATGAATAGAAAAATCTTGCATAGTAATAAACCAAGAATTGAAAtggaaaaatgaaaaagaaaacttGTTGATTAACTTTTCATGTTCTTCGAGCATGTTTGGCAAACTCTGCATTATCATCATCATGCACTACTACTTTACTtgaaatgaatgaaatgaaattatgaAAAAGAAGTTTTCAGGGCATGATAGTATATAGTCTAAAAAATGTCCTCTGTTGAGCCTGCACTCAAGATACATGTAAACTATCAAATTAAAGAACATATAATTTACACTGTATATAAATTATCAGCCccataaacataaacataagaATACCTTGGATATGACATCCAAATTCATCATTACCGAAAACCTTGGTCAAGAGGAATACATATTTCTCCTCAAAACCATGGTTAGATGCTTTCCAACTGTCTTTTCGTTCAGGTGATTGTCCATGCTATTCACAAAGCCATCTTGAAACTCAAACACATGGATCAGTTACTACAATGCGTGGATAAGTGTAGCTAACTcttataaatttcaaataccaATCCTAAGCAAGCATTTTAAGCCTAAGTATTTCAGATAATCTTATTTCTTCTAGCAGGAAGCAGTTTGCAATTTCTATTTCAAATAATCCTATCCTATTTCTTCAAGTCAAAGGCAAGGTACCTGTGTTAAGCATTTTTTATTTGGAATGATTCCAAACTCTCATAGTTCTGCCTTGTAACATAAAACCAAATGGACTGCAAGTATACAAGCTCTTCAAATGGTCTGCCCATAGGGAATAAAAACCAAATAACACTGATAAGAAATTCAAGTTCAACATATCAAACATGAGTTGTAAAATAGTAGGTACATAAGCAATTTACATTGTACACTCTTGTGCTTGCAAATTTTAATGCATCAGTAACACCGGGATAGAATCTGGAAGTAAATCAACCGCAAATTAACAATTTGAACTTTAAAATTCATAACAAGATATGTTTATTTAGTACGAAGGTGCAGATTAGCATGTAGAGCTCAAGATACTTGTGTAAGAACAAAATCTTATTTTAATGTAAGACAACACAAAAATTCAGTAAGTATATTCAGTCTTCAGTTGTTTCAAAAgcataatttaaaaattcaaagcatattatgtggatatgtacCGATACACGACTTAGATGGATGATTGTGATTGAtccacaaataatatttaatatagaaaattaataaatattatttgtaaatCAATCGAAACCATCCACTTCAATAAATATATACCGATACATATCCAGATAATATGTGTACCAAAAAATTCACCACGGTGATTCAAAATCATGTATTCCAGATCATGACAATAATTGATTCTAATTTGATTCGGAAAACTTTCGATTTATAGGTCAACCAAATTAGACCGAATGATAAATCATAATCATTGGTACATTCGAAATAtccaattaaagaaaatattttgacccttattaaattgttagATTCGACACCAAAAAAGATTGTTAGATTCATCGGAGCATCTCCAATGATGATATCTTACATTACAAATAAGTGGTCTCTACAATATCATGTAATACTTATGCAATTCATATATTTGCTTCAATGGTGATACCAACTTTaggtatcatacattattaacaagtagtcattttatatattttttttttaaacttaaatttataatattaaattgatgacACGGTATcttaaataaggtaccgtatcatcaattttgataccctcTATGTCACGTCATGAAACtctgataataaaaaaaattaaggtgtGAATCATTAACCAATGATACTCTCTTTGATACTTATGGCATAAATAATTTCTCTTTGATATCTTAAAAATTACAACTACTAACGTCCAATCGTTGGACCAAATATGTGGTGATAAAATTTGTTAGATTTAACTAAATCAATTCAAAGGTCCTACTCGGTTATCAATGTGTTTCTCACCTTCTTTTGATCAGATCTTATCTTCATGTTCATTGCCGCAATTAGTATATTATACAAGGCGTGCATGAAAACACCACATCCTCACTCCACTATGTCCTTTCAAAGTTAGTTAGATTCAACTTTAAGACCGTTTGGTGTACTATTCTACTTGTCAAGTTTTGTTCTCAAATCATTTCTTCAACTATAATTAGAGTCACCATACAAAGATAGTTAGCTCAACACAACAAATAATAAGTaccaaccaccaccaccatggCCTCTAACACCAAACCAAACCTTCCATGGAAGGTGACCTCCCTTATGTCCATTCTCAATGCAATTAACGATATCACCGGTCGTTCCAACGGTACCATCAACCGTTGCCTCCTCGCCCTCATTGACTTGAAAATTCCTACCAGTCATAATTTCAAATCCAACGGTGTCTCTTCCTCTGACGTGATTGTTGACTCCACACGCAACCTCTGGTTTCGCCTCTTCATCCCCTCCTCTACCTCCATTGTTGCCGCAAAATCTCTCCCCGTTATCATATACTTTCACGGGGGCGGCTTTGCCTACATGTCTCCATCTTCTATCTTATATCACTTATTTTGTCGCTTTCTTTGTCGTTCTTTTCATGCTATTGTTGTCTCTGTTAATTATCGTCTTACCCCTGAACATCGTTTTCCATCCCAAAATGACGACGGTTTAGAAATCCTTAAGTTTCTTGATCAAAATGGTGACATTTTAGGAAAATATGCTGACACTAGCAAATGTTTTTTAATGGGTGATAGTGCTGGTGGAAACGTGATACATCATGTCGCAGTTCGGGTTACCTCGGAAAAGCTCCAAGTTTTGAAGGTTATCGGGTTGGTTTCAATCCAGCCATTTTTTGGAGGAGAGGAGAGGACCGAGTCCGAGATTCGACTAAAATGGGTACCCGTATGTTCAATGGACAAGACTGATTggtattttaaaatgtttttaccGGACGGGTCGAACCGGGACCATGAAGCGATTAATGTTTGTGGGCCTAATGCAATTGATATTTCAAAAGTGGATTACCCAAACACTCTTTTGTTTGTTGGTGGGTTTGACCCGTTAGTGGATTGGCAAAAGAGGTATTATGACTGGTTGAAAAAATCTGGAAAGGAAGTGGAACTAATCGAATATCCAAACATGATTCATGCTTTTTATTACTTTCATGACTTGCCAGAGACTCGTAACTTAATCTCTAAAGTAAAAGATTTTATGGTGAAGCAAATGGATAATATGAGTTAAGGGtttaaacaatttcaaaatattttgaaaatattttacaccctttctttcttattataaaaaaatatttacattttagATTCAATATAGCTAGACTATAATTTAGTCTAGATAcgtcaattttaaaataaatttaaaaaagtaaacattttcttataataagaatCGGAGATAATAATAGTAAGTTAATTAGGTTGTGTTATAGCCGCCACTCTTTCAACAAAATCctattttctctttgtttttttctttttcttgttcatCTATTAGGGATGGTTGATTTATGATCAATTTTGATCTGGAATTAACTCTctttatcattattttatttctttttatttaaataagttaattccACACAATTAAATTGCGTTTGAGTTTTTTTCTTTCGTTATTTCTTCGTCCGGTGTTGTTTTACTCTCATTGTAGTGTGgaattgtttgttttgattttttatctTGGTACagtgtttgttttgatttttcgaTTTGTTACGGtgtatttgttttgtttagaTTTGCTTTGATCcaaattcagtgcagattcaataACTTTAGCATCATCAATGACTTTCCCGATCATTTGAATTTTGTAATATCAATTGTAGACTTTTTCATTAAGtcattttatgctattaactcagATGTTGTGAGCATATTCGTAGAttcatcattttaaaattttaacgaACTTGAATGTGTAATGAACTCGATTGGTGTACTTTacaaatttgaatgaatgaagatTGTTGATTTTATAGTATAAAAAAGTTATGCTTGTTAGACGTATGTCTTTCGACCGTGTGtgagatattaaaaaaaaaaaaaaaaaaaaaaaacctgtgGAAGCGGTTTCGGTTTGACAACGTCTATCcgggagaagttattatacataagtgtaatccttatgcatggtacataagtcaataacatccattagattgagcatccacatgtaataatcctagccaatctcaactcacacactcacacctaatctcacacccccccaaatttctcacgtaccccccaaattactcgcgcacccccaaatttcttgtgcaccccccaaatttctcatgcaccccccaatttctcgcgcacccccaaatttctagcgcacccccccaaaatttttcacgcaccccccagatgacttgtgcgcccaattttttttaaccccccatatttcaagcctaaaccattttgctgtgggaatggtttcaaaaatatacactccaaaaccattaagtgcataagatggttttgaagtacaacctataattagaatcataattgtttttttttggtacaattataatcattatttaaaaccagtttaatggtttcagatagttatacactaaaaccatttgtattgtaaaatggttttatgtgtgtttttatggtttcaaaaattctggaaaccattatgctggttaaatggtttcagattgttatacactgaaatcatttgtattgtaaaatggttttatgtgtgtttttatggttttaaaaattctggaaaccattatgttggttaaatggtttcagatagttatacactgaaaccatttgtattgtaaaatggttttatgtgtgtttatatggttttaaaaattctggaaaccattatgttggttaaatggtttcaaatcacaactattgtttgtattctaattatagggttgtactctaaaaccatcttatacacttaatggttttggagtgcatatctctgaaaccattcccacaacaaaatggtttaggctagaaatgtggaggggaccaaaaaaataaaattggggggcaaaagtcatattgggggtgcatgagaaatttgggggtgcacaagtaatttggggggtgcatgagaaatttgggggtgtgctagtaatttggggggtgcacaagtaatttggggggtgcactaagtaacttatgcatagtgcataaggatagcttatgtataataaccaatccccGTCTATCCCGAACTATTGGAAAGGAAAGTAATGCGAATTAAATGGTTTTACATTGTATGTGCTAAAACAGACAATTATTTAAATTTGGAGAAGAAATCAAACAATTGTCAATCAATAACGTAATCAATTAGGTATCACCAAATTAACTCGTTTCCAATTCGATGAAATGTGATAAAAACGATATTTGGGACTTTCATCGAGCACCCTATGTTCAACGCTTCTAAGTTTTATTAAAAGACAATGTAATTGACACTAAGTGTTTTTATCAAAGAGAAGTGCTAGCAACatactctaacacactctctgttggaatattttataatattccaataatattatgtgggcaaatatctttatataattatattagctatttatcaattaggaaccttaattgattaagtgatcaaataaagtaaaaggctaattagatttctatttagaattaattaattaattggatatgggctcaatgtgagtggatgtcaggatggtccatttcggaataatgggaaccctaattggccatcaccttatatataggctatggtccccaatataccgtaCATGAGCAAATaatctcttctccccatctgaagagaacTCAAGGCATTATggtaccggttgaggaagaaccataCAAGTCAACGGATGCTCGTCGTCCGtctctctttgtgtttcaggattaCTACCGAGAGACTCTGCGGTTAGTTCGTCTAATGGATTCATCACCCAGGTATTCCTATTACTATAatcttgataaatcaacatgtcgtagatcctgtttAAAGATACATGCTCATAtgtttatttggcttccgcactaaagtaagattatggttttaatctttgttattgagagcatgttttatgattaattagtaaattaattctaacaattggtatcagagcgggTCTTCATGTTTGATTTATCTTTGTTGaacgcttttttttttttttttacggttgtGGCTGTCCTTGAATTATTGGGACATATATATTCTTGTTTGGTTCTCACTGTTTATGGCTTTACTTATGTATGCCTATCGTATTCAGTTTGAGTTATTTCATCAGTTTATAATTCAAATTGGCTGATTGAAACTAATGACAgtcattttaacttttttttgtgaATCGGTGTCAAATTTTTCTTAAGGTTGAACTGTTTCGTTGGTTAAGGAttcagttaaaaaaaattgattttagtgtAAACATGAAACAAATctttatatttgattttgttttcaaatatagttgtcaatttttttttgtcttcctTAAATTACGGAACATTTTGTCACATTCAGGTTATCAATTGATTAACTTTATTTGGTATTGATTAAAATCCGATACTTGAATAAGCCTTGGGAAAATTTAGACACGAATATGATAAAGCTTAAATTATGGAAAATTCGGAGGTAACAAGAaagtattttccttttttaatatgATCATGAACATCAAGCAGTCGTGTTTGATGAGAATTAAGCTTCTCTACATCAAACATAGAGTTTTACTTTAATTTTGGAGATTAATTTACTTGTAATCACAATTCTGTATAAAATTTTGGGTTTAAAGATATATAAGCATATTTGGATTTTGACTTGCTTATATAAAGTtatggaaaataaaatttggttaatttattttctattttatagtTTACAcatattatatttgtttcttttgatcgggtttgtttgtttgtcaTGATCATAATTTTTTGTGTAACCATAAGTAATAAGGATTTTGTtacctaaaataaagattttgGATTTAAGTTTTTAGATTTTCAAATCAAATGTTTTTAGCTCTACTCAGGTGAAAATTTGTTACGtaagatttatatttgatttggaatatatatatatttggttattatatatatatttttttgtacaagACTAATTGCCGTTAAATAGCAATTAATAAagattctcaaaatattttgattcaATTTGGTATGTACAGAAAATAAAGTTTTTGATTCTTTAAATTTTGGGAAAGTACTGATTctataataatttgtttatttatagaatata
It contains:
- the LOC123909119 gene encoding probable 1-deoxy-D-xylulose-5-phosphate synthase, chloroplastic — translated: MIWLIKLNFYILLRKTGMTVGRDLKGEHNNVVAVIGDGAMTAGQAYEAMNNAGYLNSDMIVILNDNNQVSLPTADLDGPIPPVGALSKTLSRLQSNKHLRELRGCQGSN
- the LOC123904883 gene encoding probable polygalacturonase; the encoded protein is MYSDQIQISNLTLINSPSWFVHPVYSSNIIVNGLTILAPLNVPNTDGINPDSCTNVRIEDNYIESGDDCIAIKSGWDQYGIKFGKPSEHIIIRRIK
- the LOC123911068 gene encoding probable carboxylesterase 18, which translates into the protein MASNTKPNLPWKVTSLMSILNAINDITGRSNGTINRCLLALIDLKIPTSHNFKSNGVSSSDVIVDSTRNLWFRLFIPSSTSIVAAKSLPVIIYFHGGGFAYMSPSSILYHLFCRFLCRSFHAIVVSVNYRLTPEHRFPSQNDDGLEILKFLDQNGDILGKYADTSKCFLMGDSAGGNVIHHVAVRVTSEKLQVLKVIGLVSIQPFFGGEERTESEIRLKWVPVCSMDKTDWYFKMFLPDGSNRDHEAINVCGPNAIDISKVDYPNTLLFVGGFDPLVDWQKRYYDWLKKSGKEVELIEYPNMIHAFYYFHDLPETRNLISKVKDFMVKQMDNMS